TGGAACGGCATGGCTGTTTTTGGCGGATTGCAGGGATTTGTGATCGGCTACCTCGTTCTGGAGATCCCGTTCTTCCTGATCTTCGTCGGATTTTCGCTCTATATCATGCGACGGCAGAACAAGATCCTCAACGAAATGCTCGCGATCGACATCGCCCGCGGCCTTATTCCTGCGGAGCATGCCAAGACCGCCACATCTGCATTCAAGAGCTCGGGCTGGATACTGAGCGGATTATTCAACGGCAAATTCAAACCGCGAAGCCGTTACGTAAGAGCCCTCGGCAAGTTGGGATTAAGTTATTGGCATATACAGCGTGCAACAGCCGCCCAGGGGCAAACCGGAAGCTTTCAGCAGAATCCAATTCTCCGCGAAGAAGTGCTGAAATGGCGCGATCAAGTATAAAATCAAGAGATAAAATTTGACTGAACTTTTGACCGGGTTATCTATCGTTAACTCGTAGAACAAGACCAAGGAGGGTATCCTAGCCCAGATAGCCTTAGAAACGCTCAATCTTCCGATCTCAAAGGTCGCTATCAAGATCGGCGATTCATCGCTTCCGCCGGCCGCTGGTTCGTGGAAGACAAGATCGTTAACAAACTGGGCGTAAAAGGTGTTGGCGAGGTTGGAATCGTCGGCGTCGCCGCCGCAGTTGCTAACGCCGTTTTCAACGCGACCGGAACGAGGGTCCGCTCGCTTCCAATTACACCGGATAAGCTAATGACGTAAACCGAGTACCCTTTTCTCTGGTTTATCCAATCGCCGTCAGTTGCCTCATATTCCGGATAGGCGCCTGGAAAAGAAAATCACACCAGCTCCTGGCACAAAAAAAGGAAAGCCCGAAATAAAGGACTTTCCTTCTCTTGAATTGGTAGGCCGAGCAGGGATTGAACCTGCGACCCGCGGATTAAGAGTCCGCTGCTCTGCCAACTGAGCTATCGACCCAAAAAGCAATCACAAGTATAACAAAATAAACCCCGGCAACCAAAACCCGGAGAACCGCGTCTCATTTTTTCGCAAAAAATATTCTGTCGGGCTTTCTTGATTTGGAATATTCTTAACGCGCGTACAAGATATTCATAGCCATGAAGGAATGCCCAAAATGCGAGCTCTGTTTTCCGGACGAAGTTGCGTTGTGCCCGGCCGACGCAATACCGACGCGGTTTGCTCTGCCCGGGCCGCAGCTGTTGGCGGAAAGGTATTTGCTGGAAAGCCGCCTAGGGCGCGGTGCAATGGGACAGGTCTATCTCGCGAGAGATAAAAAATTCGATACGAGAAAAGTCGCGGTAAAGACAGTTCGCCAGGACATTTTAAGCAGCGACGACCTGCAGGAAGGCGAGGCAATTGCCCGGTTTGAGCGCGAAGCGCAGGCTGCAGCGTCGATCCAGCATCCGAATACGGTCAGCGTTACCGACTTCGGCGAATCGGCGGAAGGTATTTTCTATCTCGTAATGGAGTATGTTGAGGGCGAAACGCTGCATCGGCTCCTTCGACGCGAGGGAACTCTGCCGGTCAAGCGGGCAGTTCGGCTGCTTCGCCAGATCGCTGACGGCGTCGACGCGGCACATGATCTCAATATTCTGCACCGCGATCTTAAGCCCGCCAACATCTTCATCATGCAGAAAGGCAAGGGCGGCGACGGCTTCGTGAAAGTCGGCGATTTTGGCCTCGCCAAGATAATGAACCAGACCGTGACCGATACTGCGTCAAAGGCGACTCCGTCGTCACGAGGTATCATTGGCACGCCGGAATTCATGTCACCCGAGCAGATGCAGCCCGAACTTCCCGTTGATAAAAGGGCTGATCTTTACGCGCTCGGCACGATAGCCTATCTGATGCTTGGCGGTAAGACCCCATTCTCAGGGGAATTAATGCAGCTCGTCATGCAAAAGGTAATGCACACGCCGCCGCCGTTGTCATCGATTCGTACGGACATTCCTGCAGACGTCGACCGCGTTATCATGAGCGCCTTGCAGACAGATCCGGCAAATCGGCCGGCGTCGGTCGCGGCCTGGATAGGCGAGCTAGAGGACGCCGCGGTGGATATTGCCGAGCGAAAATCAGGAAAATCGAGGCTCGTCGTGCTGGCTCCGATGGATGCCGAGGTTTATGTTAACGACGAGCGAAAGGGAAGCGTTGGCAGCTCAGGCCGGGTCGTTTTGACCGACATTCCTGTGGGTCAGCATATCTGGCGCGTTTCAAAAGCGGGCGAAAAAGATGACGAGCGGGTGATCGAGATCAGGGATGGAGCTAACGAGCAGGTGATCCAGGCTCAGCTTCGAAGCAGACACGGCGGCGGAAGCCATCCATCATCTCAGGGGGGGAGCACCGGCGGTTCGCCGCAGTCGAGCGTGATGCCGGGAATTGTGGCTTGTGCAAACTGCGGCTCGCGATTCGCGGATGGCGTGCGGTTTTGCGGCCGATGCGGCAGCGGTTCATTCCAAGTGATCAGCCGCGCCGAACCGTCTCTCACATACCCTTGCCCGCGGTGTGCGGCTCCGGTCATCAATAACACGCGCTTCTGCGGCCGCTGCGGCCTGAATATTACGCCCGCCCAGCAAACCGCGGCTCGCCAGCCGGCGAATTTTACTTCGCCGTATCAAAGTATACCGCCGCAGGCCGAACGCCTTTGCCGCCGCTGCG
This sequence is a window from Acidobacteriota bacterium. Protein-coding genes within it:
- a CDS encoding protein kinase, translated to MKECPKCELCFPDEVALCPADAIPTRFALPGPQLLAERYLLESRLGRGAMGQVYLARDKKFDTRKVAVKTVRQDILSSDDLQEGEAIARFEREAQAAASIQHPNTVSVTDFGESAEGIFYLVMEYVEGETLHRLLRREGTLPVKRAVRLLRQIADGVDAAHDLNILHRDLKPANIFIMQKGKGGDGFVKVGDFGLAKIMNQTVTDTASKATPSSRGIIGTPEFMSPEQMQPELPVDKRADLYALGTIAYLMLGGKTPFSGELMQLVMQKVMHTPPPLSSIRTDIPADVDRVIMSALQTDPANRPASVAAWIGELEDAAVDIAERKSGKSRLVVLAPMDAEVYVNDERKGSVGSSGRVVLTDIPVGQHIWRVSKAGEKDDERVIEIRDGANEQVIQAQLRSRHGGGSHPSSQGGSTGGSPQSSVMPGIVACANCGSRFADGVRFCGRCGSGSFQVISRAEPSLTYPCPRCAAPVINNTRFCGRCGLNITPAQQTAARQPANFTSPYQSIPPQAERLCRRCGGAYPPHIKFCGKCGLTLQ